In a single window of the Panthera leo isolate Ple1 chromosome A1, P.leo_Ple1_pat1.1, whole genome shotgun sequence genome:
- the TRIM11 gene encoding E3 ubiquitin-protein ligase TRIM11 — MAAPDLSTNLQEEATCAICLDYFTDPVMTDCGHNFCRECIRRCWGQPEGPYACPECRELSPQRNLRPNRPLAKMAEMARRLHPPSPVPQGVCAAHREPLAAFCGDELRLLCAACERSGEHWTHRVRPLQDAADDLKGKLEKSLEHLRKQMEDALLFQAQAEETCALWQKMVESQRQNVLAEFERLRRLLAEEEQRLLQRLEEEELEVLPPLRESAARLGQQSAQLAELIAELEGRCQLPALGLLQDIRDTLRRVQDVKLQPPEVVPMEMRTVCRVPGLVEALRKFRGDVTLDPDTANPELVLSEDRRSVRRGDLRQALPDSPERFDPGPCVLGREALTSGRHYWEVEVGERASWALGVCRETANRKEKGELFAGNGFWILVFLGSYYNSSERAFAPLRNPPRRVGIFLDYEAGHLSFYSATDGSLLYAFPETPFSGTLRALFSPLSSSPTPMTICRLKGGPGDVLAPQ, encoded by the exons ATGGCCGCCCCCGACCTGTCCACCAACCTCCAGGAGGAAGCCACCTGCGCCATCTGCCTTGACTACTTCACCGACCCGGTGATGACCGACTGTGGCCACAACTTCTGCCGCGAGTGCATCCGGCGCTGCTGGGGCCAGCCCGAAGGCCCGTACGCCTGCCCCGAGTGCCGCGAGCTGTCCCCGCAGAGGAACCTGCGGCCCAACCGCCCGCTCGCCAAGATGGCCGAGATGGCGCGGCGCCTGCACCCGCCGTCGCCCGTCCCGCAGGGCGTGTGCGCCGCGCACCGCGAGCCTCTGGCTGCCTTCTGCGGCGACGAGCTGCGCCTGCTGTGCGCCGCCTGTGAGCGCTCGGGGGAGCACTGGACGCACCGCGTGCGCCCGCTGCAGGACGCGGCCGACGACCTCAAG GGTAAGCTGGAGAAGTCCCTAGAGCATCTGCGGAAGCAAATGGAGGACGCGCTGCTGTTCCAGGCCCAGGCTGAGGAGACCTGTGCCTTGTGGCAG AAGATGGTGGAGAGCCAGCGGCAGAACGTGCTGGCAGAGTTCGAGAGGCTGCGCCGGCTGCTGGCAGAGGAGGAGCAGCGGCTGctgcagaggctggaggaggaggagctggaggtcCTGCCCCCGCTGCGGGAGAGCGCCGCCCGCCTGGGTCAGCAGAGCGCGCAGCTGGCCGAGCTCATCGCGGAGCTGGAGGGGCGCTGCCAGCTGCCTGCGCTGGGGCTGCTGCAG GACATCAGGGACACCTTGCGCAG GGTCCAGGACGTGAAGCTGCAGCCGCCTGAGGTGGTGCCCATGGAGATGAGGACGGTGTGCAGGGTCCCGGGGCTGGTGGAGGCCCTGCGGAAGTTCCGAG GGGATGTGACCCTGGATCCTGACACCGCCAACCCCGAGCTGGTCCTGTCAGAGGACAGGAGGAGCGTGCGGCGGGGGGACCTGCGGCAGGCGCTGCCCGACAGTCCTGAGCGCTTCGACCCCGGGCCCTGTGTGCTGGGCCGGGAGGCCCTCACATCGGGTCGTCATTactgggaggtggaggtgggggagcgGGCCAGCTGGGCGCTGGGCGTCTGCAGGGAGACAGCCAACCGCAAGGAGAAGGGCGAGCTGTTTGCCGGCAATGGCTTCTGGATCCTGGTGTTCCTGGGCAGCTACTACAACTCGTCTGAGCGCGCCTTCGCCCCACTGCGCAACCCGCCACGGCGCGTGGGCATCTTTCTGGACTACGAGGCTGGGCACCTGTCCTTCTACAGCGCCACTGATGGCTCCCTCTTGTATGCCTTCCCTGAGACACCCTTCTCGGGGACCCTGCGGGCCCTTTTCTCACCTCTGTCCAGCAGCCCCACGCCCATGACCATCTGCAGGCTGAAAGGTGGGCCCGGGGACGTGCTGGCTCCCCAGTGA